From Candidatus Methanoplasma cognatum, one genomic window encodes:
- a CDS encoding DUF4435 domain-containing protein: MADDTKYKTQQQKRIDGYVRAIDSALNIINEMKMEQWTEESINKLFSQRGIIVVGPPQMHQHNVKYLNEFDFDRSSKKLEDMRERSKFIFSSNEWKGYNPSYQGHISSMFEAFKAEVDKFLLNQEPNVFILDKIVAFLRFISQNSDTHIDELFEIFKYGNKNYVIFGKNGSGKTKLLERVSSSILTGSSFVIPAKRNVNSIGGAGLVRQKIDLKEILSEKNNPVYYLTRAVRNRAFEEIDKKITPNIQEKFFEIFNSLGLERKIQIEQDHPYLYAEGKNKYSLIEGSDGEITVAYMIMATLLLPSNAFVFIDEPENHLNGSLMQKLFDRLEDERPDLVFIYLTHVVNFVESRKNVELIYLEKTAATPHEFKFKNVKDFDSVDLDMILSIEGTQDDIIFCEGDDKNSIDCKILESAYANYIVKPVGSCERVINCVYGLSEKYNFLRRNAYGIIDGDFRTEDEKKSLRDKNIFVLEYNELENLLIDSEILACVNKNTMDKDIEKVNKDLIKIIKKRKRATMDDYLNKRYNRILKAEKLRYNENLVEEIDSLNEKNKKTIMDEIHKYESDFDDCISRGDYNALIRLVPAKGIVDEAAQQIGIKGKDDYIGRVIKLIKQNKEVRQLVLNKIGFDIK, encoded by the coding sequence ATGGCAGATGACACAAAGTATAAAACTCAACAACAAAAGAGAATCGATGGTTATGTTAGGGCTATCGACTCTGCATTAAACATCATTAATGAAATGAAAATGGAGCAATGGACCGAGGAATCAATAAACAAACTATTTTCTCAAAGAGGTATAATTGTTGTCGGACCACCTCAAATGCATCAGCACAATGTCAAATATCTAAATGAGTTTGATTTCGACCGGTCTTCAAAAAAGTTAGAAGATATGAGGGAACGTTCTAAGTTCATATTCAGTTCAAACGAGTGGAAGGGATACAATCCTTCGTACCAAGGTCATATTTCTTCTATGTTTGAAGCTTTTAAAGCAGAGGTTGATAAATTTCTCCTTAACCAAGAACCTAATGTATTCATTCTCGATAAAATAGTAGCTTTTCTGAGATTCATAAGTCAGAATTCTGACACACACATCGATGAACTCTTTGAGATCTTTAAATATGGAAACAAAAATTATGTTATTTTTGGCAAAAACGGATCAGGAAAGACAAAACTTCTGGAGAGAGTCTCCAGCAGTATTTTAACTGGGAGTTCTTTTGTTATTCCCGCGAAACGCAATGTGAATAGCATCGGAGGTGCTGGTTTAGTAAGGCAAAAAATCGACTTAAAAGAAATACTCTCTGAAAAAAATAATCCGGTTTATTACTTAACAAGAGCAGTTCGAAACCGAGCTTTTGAAGAAATTGATAAAAAAATTACCCCCAACATACAAGAAAAATTTTTTGAAATATTCAATAGTCTGGGACTTGAAAGAAAAATCCAGATAGAACAAGATCACCCATACCTATATGCGGAAGGGAAGAATAAGTATTCATTAATTGAGGGAAGTGATGGCGAAATAACGGTCGCATATATGATAATGGCCACCTTATTATTGCCATCCAACGCATTTGTTTTCATCGATGAGCCAGAAAATCATCTGAACGGTTCGCTTATGCAAAAACTATTTGACAGGTTGGAGGACGAAAGGCCAGATCTAGTATTCATATATCTCACACATGTGGTAAACTTTGTAGAGAGCCGTAAAAATGTTGAATTGATCTACCTGGAGAAGACCGCCGCAACCCCTCACGAGTTTAAATTCAAGAACGTCAAGGATTTTGACTCGGTCGATTTGGATATGATTTTAAGCATAGAGGGCACGCAAGATGATATTATTTTTTGCGAGGGCGATGACAAAAACTCGATCGATTGTAAGATTCTTGAAAGCGCATATGCTAACTATATCGTAAAACCTGTTGGTTCATGTGAGCGAGTCATCAATTGTGTCTACGGATTGAGTGAAAAATATAACTTCCTCCGCAGAAATGCATATGGCATCATAGATGGTGACTTTAGAACAGAAGATGAGAAAAAGAGCCTACGTGATAAAAATATATTTGTTTTAGAATACAACGAGTTGGAAAACTTATTGATAGATAGCGAGATTTTGGCGTGTGTTAACAAGAACACGATGGATAAAGACATTGAAAAAGTAAATAAAGATTTGATTAAAATCATAAAAAAGAGAAAACGCGCTACGATGGATGATTACCTCAACAAGCGCTATAACAGGATACTTAAGGCAGAAAAGCTCCGCTATAATGAAAATTTAGTGGAAGAAATTGACAGTCTTAATGAAAAAAACAAAAAAACCATCATGGATGAAATACATAAATATGAAAGCGACTTCGACGATTGTATCTCTCGGGGCGATTATAATGCCCTGATAAGGCTAGTTCCAGCGAAAGGGATTGTTGACGAAGCGGCACAGCAGATTGGGATCAAAGGAAAAGATGATTACATAGGCAGGGTCATTAAACTCATAAAACAAAATAAAGAGGTCAGACAACTGGTTTTGAATAAAATCGGATTCGATATCAAATGA
- a CDS encoding TCP-1/cpn60 chaperonin family protein, whose amino-acid sequence MGLGNAPILILREGTKRDKGKDAQYNNITAARAIADAVRSSLGPRGMDKMLVDSMGDVVITNDGVTILKEMDVQHPAAKMLVEVAKTQDAEVGDGTTTSVIIAGELLKKATDMIDSNVHPTIITAGYRLANVKAQEVLKKVSMKVSVKDEKLLKQIAENAMISKQVGGSKEFFADMVVDAVKTILDKDDKGNYTADLKNIQTVKKAGASMNESLLVKGLILDKEPVSPSMPKKVKGAKIAIVDAAFEIKKTEIDAKIQITDPSQLSAFVKEEENMLKAMVDQVKNAGANVVFCQKGIDDLAQHLFAKAGIYACRRVKKSDTERLAKSTGASICHKIIEFGPEDLGYADLVELKVVENEEMTFITGCRDPKTVSILVRGGTNHVADEVERSLVDAWSVVKVSIEDGMIVTGGGSTAMEIAMQLRDYAASVGGREQIAIEAFASAMEIIPTTLAENAGLDPIDINIQMRKEHKSGKVHAGLNPFTGKVEDMSKLNVIEPLRVGKQAINSATDAAVMILRIDDVIASKSSSIPEYGTGDEMPSFDDD is encoded by the coding sequence ATGGGTTTGGGTAACGCACCTATCTTGATCCTCAGGGAAGGAACCAAGAGGGATAAAGGAAAAGACGCACAGTACAACAACATCACCGCCGCCAGGGCTATCGCTGACGCAGTCAGGAGCAGCCTCGGACCGAGAGGGATGGACAAGATGCTCGTAGATTCAATGGGAGACGTGGTGATCACCAACGACGGTGTCACGATCCTCAAGGAAATGGATGTACAGCACCCCGCGGCAAAGATGCTGGTCGAAGTGGCCAAGACGCAGGACGCGGAGGTAGGGGACGGAACGACCACATCCGTCATAATCGCGGGCGAACTCCTGAAGAAAGCGACCGACATGATAGATTCCAACGTACACCCGACGATCATAACCGCGGGATACAGGCTCGCTAACGTGAAGGCCCAAGAGGTCCTCAAGAAAGTTTCTATGAAAGTGAGCGTAAAGGACGAAAAACTTCTGAAACAGATAGCGGAGAACGCAATGATCAGCAAACAGGTCGGAGGATCGAAGGAATTCTTCGCGGACATGGTCGTCGACGCTGTCAAAACAATCCTTGACAAGGATGACAAAGGCAATTACACAGCCGACCTGAAGAACATTCAGACGGTCAAGAAAGCAGGCGCGAGCATGAACGAGTCGCTGCTCGTCAAAGGTCTCATACTGGATAAGGAACCGGTCTCCCCCTCGATGCCTAAGAAGGTGAAAGGAGCGAAGATCGCCATCGTCGACGCGGCATTCGAGATCAAGAAAACGGAGATAGACGCAAAGATCCAGATAACCGACCCCTCGCAGCTCTCCGCCTTTGTGAAAGAAGAGGAGAACATGCTCAAAGCGATGGTCGATCAGGTCAAGAACGCGGGCGCGAACGTCGTGTTCTGCCAGAAAGGCATAGACGACCTTGCGCAGCACCTCTTTGCGAAAGCAGGCATCTATGCATGCAGGCGCGTGAAGAAATCGGACACGGAGAGACTGGCAAAGTCCACCGGAGCGAGCATCTGCCACAAGATCATAGAGTTCGGCCCGGAGGACCTCGGATACGCGGACCTCGTCGAGCTGAAAGTGGTCGAGAATGAAGAGATGACCTTCATCACCGGATGCAGAGACCCCAAGACAGTGTCCATACTGGTCAGGGGGGGAACAAACCACGTCGCGGACGAAGTGGAGAGGTCCCTCGTCGACGCATGGTCCGTCGTCAAAGTTTCGATAGAGGACGGGATGATCGTCACCGGCGGAGGCTCCACGGCGATGGAGATAGCGATGCAGCTCAGGGATTACGCGGCGTCGGTAGGCGGAAGGGAACAGATCGCCATAGAAGCATTCGCTTCGGCGATGGAGATAATCCCGACCACTCTGGCCGAGAACGCCGGGCTTGATCCGATCGATATCAACATCCAGATGAGGAAAGAGCACAAGAGCGGAAAGGTTCACGCGGGCCTGAACCCCTTCACGGGGAAGGTCGAGGACATGAGCAAGCTCAATGTCATCGAGCCGCTCAGGGTCGGTAAGCAGGCCATCAACTCCGCTACCGACGCAGCGGTGATGATCCTCAGGATCGATGACGTCATAGCATCGAAGTCAAGCTCGATACCGGAATACGGCACCGGCGACGAGATGCCTTCGTTCGATGACGACTGA
- a CDS encoding nucleotide exchange factor GrpE: MTEKSKKKKAEEDVEETSGDMADALSEANAKAEEYLNMARRLQADFDNFRRRTEKENEEFRKFAAWGMAKSLLNIADDMERALGTAKEETELVAGIRGIRQNLMKILEENGLTEIPTDCRFDPNLHEALCTVEADTDGEIAEVFQKGYRMNDKILRYPKVKVTKKKESDETCQE, translated from the coding sequence GTGACTGAGAAGTCTAAAAAGAAGAAGGCGGAAGAGGATGTCGAGGAGACATCCGGAGATATGGCGGATGCCCTTTCCGAGGCCAATGCCAAGGCGGAAGAGTATCTGAACATGGCCAGAAGGCTTCAGGCGGACTTCGACAACTTCCGCAGAAGAACGGAGAAGGAGAACGAAGAGTTCAGGAAATTCGCCGCATGGGGCATGGCAAAGAGTCTGCTGAACATAGCGGACGATATGGAAAGGGCATTGGGAACGGCAAAAGAGGAAACGGAGCTGGTAGCAGGAATAAGAGGGATAAGGCAGAATCTGATGAAGATCCTGGAGGAGAACGGTCTCACCGAGATACCCACGGACTGCAGGTTCGATCCGAACCTCCATGAGGCTCTGTGCACAGTGGAAGCGGACACCGACGGCGAGATAGCCGAAGTGTTCCAGAAAGGATACCGCATGAACGATAAGATACTTAGATACCCGAAGGTCAAAGTAACAAAGAAAAAGGAAAGTGATGAAACATGTCAAGAATAA
- the dnaK gene encoding molecular chaperone DnaK gives MSRIIGIDLGTSNSAASIMEGGRPTMIPSAEGTSVGGKSFPSYVAFTKDGQLLVGEPARRQAVTNPDGTIKNVKRKMGSNEKVTALGKEYTPQQISAFILQKIKKDSESYLGEKIEKAVITVPAYFNDNQRQATKDAGAIAGLEVVRIINEPTAAALAYGLDKSGTSQKIMVFDLGGGTLDVTIMDFSDGVFEVISTSGDTQLGGSDMDEVITKYVLAQFQKETGIDLSKDNMAFWRVREACEKAKIELSTTMQTEINLPFISSDASGPKHLIQTITRAKLEELVEPIVQRCKKSIDQAVSDSKLSSDAIDKIIMVGGPTRMPIVQNFIESIVGPKIQRGIDPMECVSMGAAVQGAVLSGDVKDVLLLDVTPLSLGIETQGGIATTLIERNTTIPTKRAQIFSTATDNQPAVEVNVVQGERKMAADNTSLGRFILDGILPAPRGMPQIEVTFDIDANGIINVSAKDKGTGKEQKITIASSNKLSKDEISELVKQAEMFADADKKKLEAIEAKNQAETMIHSVRKSLDELGEKVSQEERVSVEAAVSDLEGAVKGGSAEDIRSKLDALMKAMGPISQKIYQEAAAQQQQAQGADAGPENAEQDDFIDADYKIVDDEDKK, from the coding sequence ATGTCAAGAATAATAGGAATAGATCTAGGAACGAGCAATTCAGCCGCATCGATAATGGAAGGCGGAAGGCCGACCATGATCCCCAGCGCGGAGGGAACCAGCGTCGGAGGGAAGTCATTCCCGTCCTATGTGGCATTCACGAAGGACGGCCAGCTGCTGGTCGGAGAACCGGCGAGAAGGCAGGCAGTGACGAATCCGGACGGCACGATAAAGAATGTGAAGAGGAAGATGGGGTCGAACGAGAAGGTCACCGCCCTCGGAAAGGAATACACCCCTCAGCAGATCTCGGCGTTCATTCTTCAGAAAATAAAGAAGGACTCCGAATCATACCTCGGCGAGAAGATAGAAAAAGCGGTCATAACCGTGCCCGCATACTTCAACGATAACCAGAGGCAGGCGACCAAGGACGCGGGAGCGATCGCCGGGCTGGAAGTGGTCCGCATAATAAACGAGCCTACCGCCGCGGCGCTGGCTTACGGATTGGACAAAAGCGGGACCTCTCAGAAGATAATGGTCTTCGACCTCGGAGGAGGAACACTGGACGTTACGATCATGGATTTCAGCGACGGCGTGTTCGAAGTCATTTCCACGTCAGGCGACACCCAGCTGGGAGGGTCGGACATGGACGAGGTCATCACAAAATATGTGCTGGCACAGTTCCAGAAGGAGACCGGGATAGACCTCTCCAAGGACAATATGGCATTCTGGAGGGTCAGGGAGGCATGCGAAAAGGCGAAGATCGAACTGTCCACAACAATGCAGACTGAGATCAACCTCCCGTTCATATCGTCGGACGCATCGGGCCCGAAACACCTGATACAGACGATCACCAGAGCGAAGCTGGAAGAGCTGGTGGAGCCGATAGTCCAGAGATGCAAGAAATCCATCGATCAGGCGGTCTCCGATTCGAAGCTTTCGTCGGACGCGATAGACAAGATCATAATGGTCGGGGGGCCGACAAGGATGCCGATAGTTCAGAATTTCATAGAGAGCATCGTCGGGCCGAAGATACAGAGGGGCATCGACCCGATGGAGTGCGTCTCCATGGGCGCGGCCGTCCAGGGAGCTGTGCTCTCCGGAGACGTGAAGGACGTTCTGCTTCTGGATGTCACGCCTCTTTCGCTCGGAATAGAGACGCAGGGAGGCATCGCCACCACCCTTATAGAAAGGAACACCACGATCCCGACAAAAAGGGCGCAGATATTCTCCACCGCGACGGACAATCAGCCGGCGGTGGAGGTCAACGTCGTCCAGGGAGAGAGGAAGATGGCGGCGGATAACACCTCGTTAGGAAGATTCATCCTCGACGGCATACTTCCGGCGCCCAGAGGGATGCCTCAGATAGAGGTAACCTTCGACATCGACGCCAATGGGATAATAAACGTCTCCGCCAAAGATAAGGGAACCGGAAAAGAGCAGAAGATCACCATCGCGTCCAGCAACAAACTGTCGAAGGACGAGATAAGCGAGCTCGTAAAACAGGCGGAGATGTTCGCGGACGCGGATAAGAAGAAGCTTGAGGCGATCGAAGCGAAGAACCAGGCGGAGACCATGATCCACTCGGTCCGCAAATCGCTGGACGAACTGGGAGAGAAGGTCTCCCAGGAGGAAAGGGTGTCGGTGGAAGCAGCGGTGAGCGACCTGGAGGGCGCGGTCAAAGGAGGTAGCGCGGAAGACATTAGATCAAAGCTCGATGCGCTGATGAAAGCGATGGGTCCGATCAGCCAGAAGATATACCAGGAAGCTGCGGCGCAGCAACAGCAGGCTCAGGGCGCGGACGCCGGGCCCGAGAACGCGGAACAAGATGATTTCATCGACGCGGACTACAAGATCGTGGACGATGAGGATAAGAAGTAA
- the dnaJ gene encoding molecular chaperone DnaJ: MPRDYYEVLGVAKDASSDDIKRAYRSLAKKYHPDVTDLSKEDAEAKFKELSEAYEVLSDEGKKKLYDQYGHAGVNSQFGSGGFSWEDFTHADDISDIFGDIFGSMFGGSFGRRQQTRSRSSQRQGESLRYDLEVSLQDVLKGKTSDLTVPHSVPCGDCRGTGGKDGKIETCQTCNGAGQVQRVSRTPFGSMVSVTDCSACGGSGRSFKERCPRCKGSGRFNVSSKVSVDIPKGVEEGMRIRVPGAGDAGYNGGPPGDLIVVIHLKDDKSFERDGMNLWSEVVTTYSKLVLGGEETVKTIDGETISLTIPPGTQVGGVLRLAGKGLPRMNQNTRGNMFVRVKMNVPSKVSPYEKELLTKLDEQAGKRPAGKTKSKLRQKLDDL, translated from the coding sequence ATGCCGAGAGACTACTACGAAGTGCTGGGCGTCGCCAAGGACGCATCATCCGATGATATAAAGAGAGCGTACCGCTCCCTCGCTAAAAAATACCATCCGGATGTGACCGACCTCTCCAAAGAGGACGCGGAGGCGAAGTTCAAGGAGCTGTCCGAGGCGTATGAGGTGCTTTCCGACGAAGGGAAGAAGAAACTCTATGACCAGTACGGGCACGCCGGAGTGAACAGCCAGTTCGGCAGCGGAGGATTCTCTTGGGAAGATTTCACCCACGCGGATGATATCAGCGATATATTCGGCGATATATTCGGCAGCATGTTCGGAGGAAGCTTCGGAAGGCGTCAGCAGACAAGGTCCAGGAGCTCCCAGAGGCAGGGGGAATCCCTCAGGTACGATCTGGAGGTCTCCCTCCAGGATGTGCTGAAAGGGAAGACCTCCGATCTTACCGTTCCGCACTCCGTCCCCTGCGGCGACTGCAGGGGCACCGGAGGCAAGGACGGTAAGATCGAAACATGCCAGACATGCAACGGCGCAGGGCAGGTCCAAAGGGTCAGCCGCACGCCGTTCGGTAGCATGGTCTCGGTCACCGACTGTTCCGCATGCGGCGGATCCGGAAGGTCATTCAAAGAACGCTGCCCCAGGTGCAAAGGCTCGGGGAGATTCAACGTCTCTTCCAAGGTTTCGGTCGATATTCCGAAGGGAGTGGAGGAGGGAATGAGGATCCGCGTACCGGGAGCGGGGGACGCCGGATATAACGGAGGACCTCCCGGGGACCTGATAGTGGTGATCCACTTAAAGGACGATAAGAGCTTTGAGAGGGACGGAATGAACCTTTGGTCCGAGGTAGTAACCACTTACTCCAAGCTTGTCCTCGGAGGGGAGGAGACCGTCAAAACGATCGACGGGGAAACAATATCTCTGACGATACCTCCCGGGACCCAGGTCGGCGGCGTCCTGAGACTGGCGGGCAAAGGCCTGCCGAGAATGAACCAGAACACAAGAGGGAATATGTTCGTCCGCGTGAAGATGAACGTTCCAAGCAAAGTATCGCCTTATGAGAAAGAATTACTAACTAAACTGGACGAACAGGCAGGAAAGAGACCCGCCGGGAAAACCAAATCGAAGCTGAGGCAGAAACTGGACGACCTCTGA
- a CDS encoding TerC family protein: MIDTPIMWAIFFAVIIVMFAVDMGVLNRGSKHMSVKKALGMTALWVSIALSFGVFIYFEMGSAAATQYVTAYVIEEMLSVDNLFVFIVIFGYFCVPDEYQHKALFYGIMGALAFRALFIFAGSELLETFDWMMYIFGAVLIYAAIKTVMKKDENKDSKMAAKLSRRFNMCSGFRGDKLFTVVDGVRMVTPLFMCILVIELTDIMFAFDSIPAVLAITTDKFIVYTSNIFAVVGLRSLFFVIKGSMEHLEYLKYGLGAILVFIGAKMLLSEYYHVDVVLSLAFILAVLAVTVAVSLYARKRKVKAAGT, from the coding sequence ATGATAGACACTCCGATCATGTGGGCGATATTCTTCGCGGTGATCATCGTGATGTTCGCCGTGGACATGGGGGTCCTCAACAGAGGATCCAAGCACATGTCTGTGAAAAAAGCGCTGGGAATGACGGCGCTCTGGGTAAGCATTGCGCTGTCATTCGGCGTTTTCATATATTTTGAGATGGGATCGGCCGCCGCGACCCAGTATGTCACAGCATACGTGATAGAGGAGATGCTCAGTGTTGACAATCTTTTTGTTTTCATTGTGATTTTCGGGTACTTCTGCGTCCCGGACGAGTATCAGCACAAGGCGCTGTTCTACGGAATAATGGGGGCGTTAGCATTCAGGGCGCTGTTCATATTCGCCGGATCGGAACTTCTTGAGACGTTCGACTGGATGATGTACATCTTCGGCGCGGTGCTGATATACGCCGCGATAAAGACGGTCATGAAGAAGGACGAGAACAAAGACAGCAAAATGGCCGCGAAACTTAGCAGGAGATTCAATATGTGCTCCGGTTTCCGCGGGGATAAGTTGTTCACCGTTGTCGACGGCGTGAGGATGGTGACCCCGCTGTTCATGTGCATACTCGTGATCGAACTGACCGACATAATGTTCGCGTTCGATTCCATACCGGCGGTCCTGGCGATCACTACGGATAAGTTCATCGTCTATACGTCGAACATTTTCGCGGTGGTCGGCCTGAGGTCGCTGTTCTTTGTTATAAAAGGATCGATGGAGCACCTGGAGTATCTGAAGTACGGGCTGGGGGCGATATTGGTGTTCATAGGCGCCAAGATGCTGCTGTCTGAGTATTATCATGTGGATGTGGTGTTGTCCCTTGCGTTCATACTGGCCGTGCTGGCGGTGACCGTGGCGGTCTCGCTGTATGCGAGGAAGAGAAAGGTGAAGGCTGCAGGGACATAA
- a CDS encoding glutamate-5-semialdehyde dehydrogenase: MSQIASEIKKAKSAVLVIATISTEVKNNALKAMARALDKNRKMILEANAKDVLEADKVAEKGYLSYALVKRLKVNDEKISGMIEGIEDVIKLADPVGETMSALRLDDGLDLYQIKCPIGMLGVIFESRPDVVPQILSLCLKSGNGVAFKGGSEASNSNRVLFDVLTEAAASAGIPKEAFVLMETREDIGQILGMHEYIDLLIPRGSNEFVRYIQNNTKIPVLGHSAGICHVYIDDEADIDLALAVTLDSKIQYPAVCNAVETLLVNSKIADKFLPRMAKLFNENNVEIRVDERSKSSIPKEIPVVDAKEEDWDTEYNDMVISIAIVDGLEEAIDFINLHGSHHTDAIITKNKDKQSEFVRSVDSADVFINASTRFSDGFRYGKGAEVGISTNKIHSRGPVGMEGLIIYKYVLVGNGQVVKDYVGKDAKKYLHQKTDQKYGQ; this comes from the coding sequence ATGTCTCAGATTGCATCAGAAATAAAGAAAGCTAAATCTGCTGTGCTTGTAATTGCAACTATCAGTACGGAAGTAAAAAACAATGCGCTCAAAGCGATGGCTAGGGCTTTAGATAAAAATAGGAAAATGATTCTTGAAGCCAATGCCAAAGATGTCTTAGAAGCAGATAAGGTGGCGGAGAAAGGCTATCTATCCTATGCCCTTGTGAAGAGACTAAAAGTCAATGATGAGAAGATATCTGGAATGATTGAAGGAATAGAAGACGTGATAAAGCTTGCAGATCCGGTCGGAGAGACCATGTCAGCACTCAGGCTGGACGACGGCCTGGACTTGTACCAGATCAAATGCCCGATAGGGATGCTGGGAGTTATCTTCGAATCCCGGCCGGACGTCGTCCCGCAGATATTGTCGCTTTGCCTCAAAAGCGGCAACGGAGTGGCGTTCAAAGGTGGATCGGAAGCGTCGAATTCAAACAGAGTTTTGTTTGATGTGTTAACAGAAGCGGCTGCTTCGGCAGGTATTCCGAAAGAAGCGTTCGTCCTGATGGAGACAAGAGAGGATATAGGCCAGATACTTGGAATGCACGAATACATCGATCTTCTGATTCCGAGAGGATCAAATGAGTTTGTCAGGTACATTCAGAACAACACCAAGATCCCAGTGCTGGGACACTCGGCGGGGATATGTCATGTCTACATTGACGATGAGGCCGATATCGATCTGGCACTTGCAGTTACGCTGGACTCGAAGATACAGTATCCGGCCGTTTGCAATGCGGTCGAAACACTGCTCGTAAATTCAAAGATAGCGGACAAATTCCTCCCGAGGATGGCTAAATTATTCAATGAGAATAATGTGGAGATTAGAGTTGATGAGAGATCCAAATCCTCAATTCCGAAAGAAATCCCGGTCGTTGACGCCAAAGAAGAGGACTGGGATACTGAGTATAATGATATGGTAATCTCCATAGCAATAGTAGATGGCTTAGAGGAAGCGATCGACTTCATCAATTTACACGGATCACATCATACAGATGCGATAATAACAAAAAATAAGGACAAGCAGTCCGAGTTTGTAAGATCTGTGGACTCCGCTGACGTTTTTATCAATGCATCAACCAGGTTCTCCGACGGATTCAGATACGGGAAAGGTGCAGAGGTAGGAATAAGCACAAATAAGATCCATTCAAGAGGCCCTGTTGGAATGGAAGGTCTGATAATCTACAAGTATGTCCTCGTAGGAAACGGACAGGTCGTCAAAGATTATGTCGGAAAGGACGCAAAGAAATATCTGCATCAGAAAACAGATCAGAAATACGGTCAGTGA
- the proB gene encoding glutamate 5-kinase, translating into MDRKELLGEVERIVIKVGTTTITKGSSMASKEMMDSIARQVKELKDGGKEVLIVTSGAIGIGLNVMGVKPHPSDIPLRQAASSVGQSILMQKWNESFQEYGLTVAQILLTMDIYSDRDSVLNLNNTVDVLLSHNIVPVFNENDAVSIKEIDAVFGDNDTLSALVASRMDADLLLILSDVEGLYDRNPKKYDDAKFISVVTEVTKEIEDMAGDPVTGLGVGGMKTKIKAAKICKDAGCRMIIASSEVDNVIGKAISGEEAGTLFISDMHIGKKRRWLKTARSYGVIMVDEGACKAILGHRSLLPAGITEVQGNFSRGDVVSICHNGAVVAKGTPQYDSVEIQKIKGKHSSSIKDTLGHAMKSAVILSEDMVIL; encoded by the coding sequence ATGGATAGAAAAGAGCTTCTTGGAGAGGTTGAGAGGATCGTTATAAAAGTGGGGACCACAACGATCACCAAGGGCAGTTCGATGGCTTCTAAGGAAATGATGGATTCTATAGCCAGGCAGGTCAAGGAGCTTAAGGATGGGGGGAAAGAGGTCCTCATCGTGACATCAGGAGCGATCGGAATAGGGCTCAATGTAATGGGTGTTAAACCGCATCCAAGTGACATCCCTCTAAGACAGGCGGCATCGTCCGTCGGTCAAAGCATCTTGATGCAAAAATGGAACGAAAGCTTCCAAGAATATGGCCTCACAGTAGCGCAGATATTGCTTACGATGGATATATATTCTGACAGGGACAGTGTTCTTAATCTTAACAATACGGTAGATGTGCTATTATCACACAACATTGTGCCAGTGTTCAATGAGAATGATGCAGTATCGATCAAAGAGATAGACGCGGTGTTCGGGGACAACGACACTTTATCCGCATTGGTGGCCAGCAGGATGGATGCAGACCTTCTCCTTATACTGTCCGATGTAGAGGGACTATATGACAGGAATCCAAAGAAGTATGACGATGCAAAGTTCATATCGGTCGTTACCGAGGTCACGAAAGAGATAGAGGATATGGCAGGGGACCCCGTCACAGGTTTGGGTGTCGGCGGGATGAAAACGAAGATCAAGGCCGCAAAGATCTGCAAGGATGCAGGGTGCAGGATGATAATAGCATCAAGCGAGGTCGACAATGTGATAGGAAAGGCGATCAGTGGCGAAGAGGCCGGTACACTATTCATTTCGGATATGCACATCGGTAAGAAACGCCGTTGGCTGAAGACCGCTCGTTCCTATGGCGTCATTATGGTCGACGAAGGCGCGTGCAAAGCCATACTGGGGCACAGGTCCCTTCTTCCTGCGGGCATAACTGAGGTCCAAGGCAATTTCAGCAGAGGGGATGTCGTAAGCATCTGCCACAATGGAGCGGTCGTTGCAAAGGGAACTCCTCAGTATGATTCCGTAGAGATACAGAAGATAAAGGGAAAGCACAGCAGCAGTATCAAGGACACACTAGGTCACGCAATGAAGTCGGCCGTGATATTGAGCGAGGACATGGTGATCTTATGA